From Mya arenaria isolate MELC-2E11 chromosome 1, ASM2691426v1, a single genomic window includes:
- the LOC128222385 gene encoding neuronal acetylcholine receptor subunit alpha-10-like, with amino-acid sequence MKMTQFGFKMIMLKAAVSLLLSVTGVLADVNEYRLVRDLLRSYDKRIRPSLNASQALNVTFGFSLSQIIDVDEKNQIITTNCWLNQMWIDYGLRWKPEKYGGLKVLRLPHDSVWKPDVLLYNNADVSTTHFSWISSNVIVTADGNITWLSMVIFKSSCAINVRYFPFDVQNCSMQFASWTYDGFQINLLITTNEGDLSNFHPNSEWDLLKLDVERNVVYYSCCVEPYPDITFYIYIKRRPLFYIFNMFLPCILITLVALLGFYIPSDSGEKVTMGITTLLSMTVFMMLVAENMPPTSNVLPLIGIYYGITIFIVSTATGMTVVTLNIHHKGNSGHEVPSAIKIICFGVFSQLFCMPLGHSLNQQRKHWYMPGGSTSDGHYTRFKMSGEEETCLDSANTQRAQAFQILNQLNEHHPFSSRVRPDATPTPSCNGFAPHMGTTSAGSSSQQATQSNFPFSNITENGGNSIENVETFFMRVLTRVNATIEMNEKRIAEQDYRERIKLEWQHVARIIDRILLTIFVAVTLTTTCAVMFQAGD; translated from the exons TAACTGGTGTTCTGGCTGACGTCAACGAATACCGACTTGTGCGCGATCTTCTCCGGAGTTACGACAAACGTATACGCCCGTCTCTTAACGCTAGTCAAGCACTTAACGTTACGTTCGGCTTCTCACTTTCTCAAATCATCGACGTG GACGAGAAGAATCAAATAATAACCACCAATTGTTGGCTCAATCAG ATGTGGATTGACTACGGCCTACGTTGGAAGCCGGAGAAGTATGGCGGCCTTAAGGTGCTTCGTTTACCGCACGATTCCGTATGGAAACCAGATGTCCTCCTTTATAATAA CGCGGACGTTTCTACAACACACTTTTCCTGGATCAGTTCAAATGTGATAGTTACTGCAGACGGCAACATAACGTGGTTGTCAATGGTGATATTTAAAAGCTCGTGCGCTATCAACGTACGGTATTTCCCATTCGATGTCCAAAACTGTTCTATGCAGTTTGCTTCGTGGACATATGACGGCTTTCAAATCAATCTACTGATCACAACGAACGAAGGAGACCTATCGAACTTTCATCCTAACAGTGAATGGGATTTATTGAAACTCGACGTCGAACGTAACGTTGTTTACTATTCATGCTGCGTGGAACCCTACCCCGATATAACTTTCTACATCTACATCAAGAGGCGGCCTCTattctatatttttaatatgtttctaCCCTGCATCCTCATCACCCTAGTGGCGCTTTTGGGGTTTTATATTCCTAGCGACAGCGGGGAAAAAGTGACCATGGGAATCACGACGCTTCTCTCGATGACCGTTTTTATGATGCTTGTTGCGGAGAACATGCCACCAACTTCAAACGTACTGCCCCTTATTG GGATATATTACGGCATTACCATATTTATTGTTTCTACTGCGACTGGGATGACGGTTGTGACCCTCAATATACACCACAAGGGTAACAGCGGTCACGAGGTTCCTAGCGCAATCAAGATTATTTGCTTTGGTGTCTTCTCACAGCTGTTTTGCATGCCGCTAGGACACAGTTTGAATCAACAACG CAAGCATTGG TATATGCCGGGAGGGTCAACAAGCGACGGCCATTACACACGGTTCAAGATGTCGGGGGAAGAGGAGACGTGTTTAGACTCGGCAAACACGCAGCGAGCTCAAGCATTT cAGATACTGAACCAGCTTAATGAACATCATCCGTTCAGTTCACGAGTAAGACCGGACGCCACTCCAACGCCATCTTGTAATGGGTTCGCTCCACATATGGGTACCACCAGTGCCGGAAGTAGCAGTCAACAAGCAACTCAGAGTAATTTCCCTTTTTCAAACATTACGGAAAATGGCGGGAATtctattgaaaatgttgaaaccTTTTTCATGAGAGTTTTAACGCGAGTAAATGCTACAATTGAGATGAACGAGAAAAGGATAGCTGAACAAGACTACAGAGAGAGAATTAAGTTAGAGTGGCAACATGTTGCTAGGATAATTGATAGAATTCTCTTGACAATTTTTGTGGCTGTGACTTTAACCACAACTTGTGCTGTAATGTTCCAAGCTGGTGATTGA